One stretch of Streptomyces sp. R21 DNA includes these proteins:
- a CDS encoding FABP family protein — protein MIEIPSDLHKDLVPLVFLLGDWAGAGVYDFPGSEKCNFGQEVTFSHDGRDFLEYHSRTWVLDAEGNKVRPLETESGFWRIDGNRKVEVVMIRDDGVVEIWYGDLADKKPQIDLVTDAVARTAAAAPYSGGKRLYGYVKSDLMWVGEKQTPDVELRPYMSAHLKKVVTPDDVERWAKALPDDMPDDGIAFFK, from the coding sequence ATGATCGAGATCCCGTCCGACCTCCACAAGGACCTGGTCCCCCTCGTCTTCCTGCTCGGCGACTGGGCCGGTGCCGGGGTGTACGACTTCCCGGGCTCCGAGAAGTGCAACTTCGGGCAGGAGGTCACCTTCAGCCACGACGGCCGGGACTTCCTGGAGTACCACTCGCGTACCTGGGTGCTCGACGCCGAGGGGAACAAGGTCAGGCCGCTGGAGACCGAGTCCGGCTTCTGGCGGATCGACGGCAACCGCAAGGTCGAGGTCGTCATGATCCGCGACGACGGTGTCGTGGAGATCTGGTACGGCGACCTGGCCGACAAGAAGCCTCAGATCGACCTGGTCACGGACGCCGTCGCGCGGACGGCCGCGGCCGCTCCGTACAGCGGTGGCAAGCGGCTGTACGGGTACGTGAAGAGCGACCTCATGTGGGTCGGCGAGAAGCAGACCCCCGACGTCGAGCTGCGCCCCTACATGTCGGCGCACCTGAAGAAGGTCGTCACCCCGGACGACGTCGAGCGCTGGGCCAAG